A genomic stretch from Colwellia sp. Arc7-635 includes:
- a CDS encoding glycerophosphodiester phosphodiesterase: MKIIAHRGASGEFPENSLQAFEQAILQGCDGIEFDIQYHQPSGEFILLHDSYLDRVTESGDEKDCNKEKVHFNQLSLAELTDISTKGKYRLCKLADALHCISQQCPINIELKSATQGVQLASEMQKLETLLNQLQLNKVITYQQLIISSFNHHALIYTKKYLPALATAALIVCCPVDYAEFCKKLDVKMLNLAIDFINPEIINDAHSKGLQVWVYTVDNPKQIQQCLQYQVDGIFTNFPARSRQIVSSLK, translated from the coding sequence ATGAAAATAATTGCTCATAGAGGTGCTAGTGGTGAGTTTCCAGAAAACTCACTGCAGGCATTTGAGCAAGCTATCTTACAAGGCTGCGATGGTATTGAGTTTGATATTCAGTACCATCAACCTAGTGGCGAGTTTATTCTTTTACATGATAGCTATCTTGACCGTGTTACAGAAAGTGGTGATGAAAAAGACTGTAATAAAGAAAAAGTCCACTTCAATCAACTGTCACTCGCTGAACTTACTGATATATCAACAAAAGGCAAGTACCGCCTTTGCAAATTAGCTGATGCCTTACACTGTATCAGTCAGCAATGCCCGATCAACATTGAATTAAAATCTGCGACGCAAGGTGTTCAGCTTGCTAGTGAAATGCAAAAACTTGAAACATTACTTAATCAATTACAGTTAAATAAAGTAATCACCTATCAGCAACTGATAATTTCATCCTTTAATCATCATGCCCTTATCTATACAAAAAAATACTTACCGGCGTTAGCCACAGCAGCATTGATTGTTTGTTGCCCTGTTGATTACGCGGAGTTTTGTAAAAAATTAGACGTTAAAATGTTGAACTTAGCTATCGACTTTATTAACCCTGAAATTATTAATGACGCCCACAGTAAAGGTTTGCAAGTATGGGTTTATACTGTTGATAATCCTAAACAAATCCAACAGTGTCTACAGTATCAAGTTGATGGTATATTTACCAATTTCCCCGCACGATCACGCCAGATAGTTTCATCACTTAAATGA
- the asd gene encoding archaetidylserine decarboxylase (Phosphatidylserine decarboxylase is synthesized as a single chain precursor. Generation of the pyruvoyl active site from a Ser is coupled to cleavage of a Gly-Ser bond between the larger (beta) and smaller (alpha chains). It is an integral membrane protein.), whose product MNKIKIALQYLMPKHGISRLVGKFAAAEAGWLTTKAISAFIKAYDINMAEAKLKNASDFKTFNDFFTRELEEGARTIIDAPNTVCYPVDGAISQQGPIEQGQLIQAKGFNYSLETLLGGDKATADPFQDGEFSCIYLAPKDYHRIHMPVTGTLREMIYVPGDLFSVNPLTANNVPNLFARNERVVAIFDTDHGAMAMVLVGATIVASIETIWAGTVTPPAGKDVFRWQYPAQGAGAITLEKGAEMGRFKLGSTVVTTFAPNMVKFNQQAGPETVTRLGEHYADLLQ is encoded by the coding sequence GTGAATAAAATAAAAATTGCTTTGCAATATCTGATGCCAAAACATGGAATTTCTCGACTTGTCGGTAAATTTGCAGCGGCAGAAGCCGGATGGCTAACCACTAAGGCCATCAGCGCTTTTATTAAAGCTTATGATATTAATATGGCTGAAGCTAAATTAAAAAACGCTAGCGACTTTAAAACCTTCAATGATTTTTTTACTCGTGAGCTTGAAGAAGGTGCGCGTACCATTATCGATGCACCAAATACTGTTTGTTACCCTGTCGATGGTGCCATTAGTCAGCAAGGGCCTATTGAACAAGGACAACTTATTCAAGCAAAAGGCTTTAATTACAGTTTAGAAACCTTGCTTGGGGGCGATAAAGCAACCGCGGATCCTTTTCAAGACGGTGAGTTTTCATGTATTTATTTAGCACCAAAAGATTATCACCGTATTCATATGCCAGTCACCGGAACTTTACGTGAAATGATTTATGTCCCTGGCGATTTATTTTCAGTTAACCCTTTAACTGCCAATAATGTTCCTAACCTATTTGCTCGTAACGAGCGTGTGGTTGCGATTTTTGATACCGATCATGGCGCAATGGCAATGGTGCTTGTTGGCGCTACAATAGTCGCTAGTATTGAAACTATTTGGGCAGGCACGGTAACGCCTCCTGCTGGTAAAGACGTCTTTCGTTGGCAGTATCCTGCACAAGGTGCTGGTGCGATAACATTAGAAAAAGGCGCCGAAATGGGCCGCTTTAAACTCGGATCTACTGTTGTTACCACCTTCGCACCTAATATGGTGAAGTTTAACCAACAAGCAGGTCCAGAAACGGTCACTCGCCTTGGTGAACATTATGCAGATCTATTACAGTAA
- the rsgA gene encoding small ribosomal subunit biogenesis GTPase RsgA, which yields MAKAKKITKGQARQIKANQSKKLRKSTEKVQWQDDELAAAENGTVISRFGQHADVEGSDGEIFRCNLRRSISSLVCGDKVLWRKGKETQHSISGVIEAVHERNTVLSRPDVYDGVKPIAANISQILIVSSVLPAFNADIIDRYLVAAEQTGITPVILLNKVDLLDDSNRDEIENQLNIYRNIGYQVTYVSNETGEGIPELKLQLSQHTSIFVGQSGVGKSTLTNTLMPELGVVTKIVSENSGLGQHTTTVARLYHFEQGGDLIDSPGIREFGLWHLSPAQVSNGFIEFDEYLGACKFRDCKHQNDPGCALIAAKEDGKIYPERLASFQKILASLGDNTLTSRFND from the coding sequence GTGGCTAAAGCCAAAAAAATAACTAAAGGTCAAGCGCGACAGATCAAAGCTAACCAAAGCAAGAAGTTACGTAAGTCTACTGAGAAAGTGCAGTGGCAAGATGATGAGCTAGCTGCAGCTGAAAACGGTACAGTTATCAGTCGCTTTGGTCAACATGCCGATGTAGAAGGCAGTGACGGTGAAATATTTCGTTGTAACTTGCGTCGTAGCATTTCCTCTTTGGTGTGTGGCGACAAAGTACTTTGGCGCAAAGGCAAAGAAACGCAACATAGTATTTCTGGCGTAATAGAAGCGGTACATGAACGAAATACTGTACTGAGTCGACCTGATGTCTATGACGGTGTTAAACCCATTGCCGCTAATATTAGCCAAATACTCATTGTTTCATCAGTGTTGCCGGCTTTTAATGCCGATATTATCGACCGTTACTTAGTCGCGGCTGAACAAACAGGTATTACGCCGGTTATTCTTTTAAATAAAGTTGATTTACTCGATGACAGCAATCGTGATGAAATTGAAAATCAGCTTAACATTTATCGTAACATTGGCTACCAAGTCACTTATGTTAGTAACGAAACTGGCGAAGGTATTCCTGAATTAAAACTACAGTTAAGCCAGCATACCAGCATATTCGTCGGGCAATCTGGCGTAGGTAAGTCAACACTTACTAACACCTTGATGCCTGAACTAGGTGTGGTTACTAAAATAGTTTCTGAAAATTCAGGGCTTGGTCAGCACACAACAACAGTTGCCCGGTTATATCACTTTGAGCAAGGCGGTGATTTAATTGACTCTCCAGGTATACGTGAATTTGGCTTATGGCATTTATCGCCAGCACAAGTGAGCAATGGCTTTATCGAATTTGACGAATATTTGGGCGCTTGTAAATTTCGCGACTGTAAACATCAAAACGATCCGGGTTGTGCACTCATTGCGGCAAAAGAAGATGGTAAAATTTATCCAGAGCGACTTGCCAGTTTCCAAAAAATATTAGCCAGTTTAGGTGACAATACCCTGACCTCGCGCTTTAACGATTAA
- the orn gene encoding oligoribonuclease, with product MNANDSNLIWLDLEMTGLEPSTDVILEIATIITDSQLNILAEGPVFAIHQSDEVLNTMNPWCIDHHGKSGLTQRCRQSSTTLEQASAETLAFFQQHVTKGKSPMCGNSIGQDRRFINKYMPTFEDYFHYRNVDVSTIKELARRWKPEVLKKVVKTGAHLAMDDIRESIAELKIYQEHFFKL from the coding sequence ATGAACGCTAACGATAGCAATTTAATTTGGTTAGATTTAGAAATGACCGGCCTTGAACCGAGTACAGATGTGATCTTAGAAATTGCGACGATAATTACTGATAGTCAATTGAATATTTTAGCTGAAGGGCCTGTTTTTGCTATTCATCAAAGCGATGAAGTATTAAATACCATGAATCCATGGTGTATCGATCATCATGGCAAGTCAGGCTTAACGCAAAGATGTCGCCAAAGCAGTACGACTTTAGAGCAAGCTAGCGCAGAAACACTAGCGTTTTTTCAGCAGCATGTTACTAAAGGTAAATCACCAATGTGTGGCAATAGCATTGGCCAAGACCGACGTTTTATTAATAAATATATGCCGACATTTGAAGATTACTTTCATTATCGCAATGTTGATGTCAGTACGATAAAAGAACTAGCACGTCGTTGGAAACCAGAAGTATTGAAAAAAGTCGTGAAAACGGGAGCACATTTAGCCATGGATGATATTCGTGAATCAATTGCAGAATTAAAAATTTATCAGGAACACTTTTTTAAGCTTTAG
- a CDS encoding DUF4442 domain-containing protein: MTNRFSRIIKKIKMLPKATHSFLLTKLFCSQVKYARTSRIILLEVEQNKVKLLIKNKKRVQNHIGGVHAIAVALLAESATGIVFGMNLPDSCLPLLKSMTMNFQRRMQGDLTAIATISDEQISLLNQEKGNMEIAVSITDESGEQPIECFMTWAWVTKKAKK, translated from the coding sequence ATGACCAATCGCTTTAGTAGAATCATTAAAAAAATAAAAATGTTACCAAAAGCAACGCATTCGTTTTTACTGACGAAATTGTTCTGCTCGCAAGTAAAATATGCGCGTACCTCTAGAATTATCCTTCTTGAGGTTGAACAAAATAAAGTTAAATTACTGATAAAGAATAAAAAAAGAGTTCAGAATCATATCGGGGGCGTGCATGCAATTGCGGTGGCATTGTTGGCAGAATCAGCAACAGGTATCGTTTTTGGCATGAATTTACCCGATAGCTGCCTGCCTTTATTAAAATCGATGACCATGAATTTCCAACGCAGAATGCAAGGTGACTTAACCGCTATTGCTACCATTAGTGATGAACAAATATCATTATTGAACCAAGAGAAAGGTAATATGGAAATTGCTGTTAGTATTACTGATGAATCAGGTGAGCAACCGATCGAGTGCTTTATGACATGGGCGTGGGTAACAAAAAAAGCAAAGAAATAA